The Natrinema saccharevitans genome includes the window GCGCAGTAGGGGACCATCCCCTCCGACGAACGGACGTACTCGAAGTGTTCGCAGTTCCCGCAGTAGCGGTCGGTCGGCTCGGTCGGACCGGCGGGCTCGGATTCGACGATCTCGGCGTCGCCCCCCTCGAGCGGCGAGGAGATGTCCGACGCCGCCGAGCCGCCGTCGCTGGTCGCGGCGCCGACGGCTCGTCCGGGAGTCGAGGTGCCGGTCGACCGCGACGACGCGGCCGATCGCTCCGTCGTCCGACCGCCGACCGATCCCTCGTCGTAGGACAGCGACGTACCGTCGGCCCCGCCGTCCGCGTTCGTCTGCGTCTCGACGTCGCCGTCGGGGGTCCCCCCGAGGAAGCCGATCCCGCCCAGGCCGCCGTCCTCGCTTTCCTCCTCGACCTCGAGGACGGTCTTGTTGTGTCGGGTGACGTTCATCTGGAGGTTGCCGCCGGGATCGTTGCGCCGTTTGAACGTGGCGACGGCGGCGAACAGACACCAGATCGCGGGCAAGAGTCCGAGCAGGTAGACCGCCGAGACTTCGAAGGTCAGTTCCTGGCCGTGGCCCCGCCAGTGGTGGGGGTAGGCGTGCCAGAAGAGCGCGACCCCGAGCAGGCAGAGGCTCGCGCTGATCGCGGCTGCGGCCTGTACGCGACGGCCGGCCGGCAATACGACGAAGACGCCGACGAGTGCCGTCGGGACGGCGAGTCCGGCCAACACACCCGCGGCGCGGACGGTCGCGAACTGGGGCGCCATCCCGCTCGAGAAGGCGGCCGCGTATCCGCCGACGAGGTCGGTCGTCGCCGCGAGGACGGCCACGACGGCCAGGATCGCGCCGAGGACCACGAGCGTCGTGCCGGCGTACAGCCGGCGACTCGTCACCCCCGATGCGGTCCCGTCGTAAACCTCCGTCAGGCTAGTCATACGAGCCCGTTCGATGTCCTATCACAAAACGATACGTCAGACACATTTCGGATCGTAGAGGGGTCGAGGGCCGTCGACGAATCGCCGGGGAGTCGTCGGGGGTGCGGGGACCCAGTCCGGTCGCCGGGAAGCCACCTCGGTTGCACCGCGTTCGGTCGGTCACTCGCAGCACGGCCGTGTGCCCGCTCTCGCGATCCACGGAAGCGAAAGCTTGAATCACCGCGATCGCAAACGACTCGCCATGAGCGACGACGAGGACGCGGAGCCGGCCGTCGAACTCGGATCGCACACGCCCGTCGAGGGCGAACCGCTCGCCCGCGTGAGTTCGCGGCTGACCTGGCCCAAGGAAAAGAGCGAGGTCGAACGCATGGAGGGCGAGACGGTCGTTCGAACGCCGGACGGTCCCCGCGAGCTATCGACGATCCTCGAGTCGGTCGACGAGACGTACTTCCAGCGCAAACAGGAGTTCGAGGGCCACGTCCGGGACGTGATCGGGACCGGACCGATTCCGACCGCCGACGAGTAACACCGTGGCGTCCGAGCCGGATCGACGCGCCGTGCGCTGGCTTCGCCAGCGGTTGGGCCTCTCCTGGGTACAGAAGTCGTTACTGTTTGGGGCTC containing:
- a CDS encoding DUF7139 domain-containing protein; this encodes MTSLTEVYDGTASGVTSRRLYAGTTLVVLGAILAVVAVLAATTDLVGGYAAAFSSGMAPQFATVRAAGVLAGLAVPTALVGVFVVLPAGRRVQAAAAISASLCLLGVALFWHAYPHHWRGHGQELTFEVSAVYLLGLLPAIWCLFAAVATFKRRNDPGGNLQMNVTRHNKTVLEVEEESEDGGLGGIGFLGGTPDGDVETQTNADGGADGTSLSYDEGSVGGRTTERSAASSRSTGTSTPGRAVGAATSDGGSAASDISSPLEGGDAEIVESEPAGPTEPTDRYCGNCEHFEYVRSSEGMVPYCARHETAMDDMDACEEWTPNR
- a CDS encoding DUF5789 family protein; protein product: MSDDEDAEPAVELGSHTPVEGEPLARVSSRLTWPKEKSEVERMEGETVVRTPDGPRELSTILESVDETYFQRKQEFEGHVRDVIGTGPIPTADE